The following coding sequences are from one Lolium rigidum isolate FL_2022 chromosome 6, APGP_CSIRO_Lrig_0.1, whole genome shotgun sequence window:
- the LOC124660355 gene encoding uncharacterized protein LOC124660355, producing the protein MAFVPICVQCGTRSNPCRCKVIGPTLGFVALVVAGVVEWPLGAAVFLFRRRKGRRIMGHPAGVVYPRVNGAIPI; encoded by the coding sequence ATGGCCTTCGTACCAATCTGCGTGCAGTGCGGGACGAGGAGCAACCCGTGCCGGTGTAAGGTAATCGGCCCCACGCTGGGGTTCGTGGCGCTCGTCGTGGCCGGGGTGGTGGAGTGGCCGCTGGGCGCGGCCGTGTTCCTGTTCCGCCGCCGCAAGGGCCGCCGCATCATGGGCCACCCAGCCGGGGTCGTCTACCCGCGCGTCAACGGAGCAATCCCCATCTAA